The following proteins are co-located in the Corynebacterium aquilae DSM 44791 genome:
- a CDS encoding metal ABC transporter solute-binding protein, Zn/Mn family encodes MTTRRFLTATARAVVVGLSALAVVSCHAAEAARIPTQKEPETLSIVATTPLIADMVENIAGDRAVVTSLIPLGADPHTFEPGLKAVRDTAHADAVFTNGLLLEQQSLTRTIAHTASPNTPVVALAEQLPRYGGALLPLVEDNTLDTVWLGLRVIADSGRTDVASGRMRINAQAADTPPGAALVAYTTSTFGAPEVVVDSRDSAQHTDIPLDAHTHLSWAATAPGYYSMTFAAAAGESAGVVASGGAPQRQYVPVASGTVNFAVGVDPYGHPAVSGTTPHVADAGHLDITVDEGQHTITLVGDPEAPHAPRPVFDPAQAVISVPAKTLTPIPPGPEYRFLYTQNNPQEAAEPHPQPAATGWRAWLSKLTGNRGQQQVYMLRQAVVGKHVHGDTDPHAWLDANNGEAYAQAIAATLSDIDPDNAAYYQSRLSRYRAQIQAADASLFAAVASVDPARRNMVTTHDGYGYLAERYGLKVAGVISPNAETEPSPRDVAAVSSALRDLKVPAVFIEPQATAHHATLIRIAADNEVATCPIFGDTLSPDDGVNSYLDVLTADAESIRSCLISPPQTIHDNTSND; translated from the coding sequence GTGACCACCCGTCGCTTCCTGACTGCTACCGCACGGGCAGTGGTTGTGGGACTGTCGGCGCTCGCAGTGGTCAGTTGTCACGCTGCGGAGGCGGCCCGGATTCCTACGCAGAAGGAACCCGAGACGTTGAGCATCGTGGCGACCACCCCGCTGATCGCCGACATGGTGGAAAATATCGCCGGTGATCGCGCAGTGGTGACCTCACTGATCCCATTGGGGGCGGATCCGCACACCTTTGAACCCGGTCTCAAAGCTGTGCGGGACACCGCCCATGCGGACGCTGTATTCACCAATGGGCTGCTGTTAGAGCAGCAGTCGCTGACCCGCACGATTGCTCACACCGCTTCTCCCAACACCCCAGTCGTAGCCCTCGCGGAACAACTACCTCGGTACGGTGGCGCTCTTTTGCCCCTGGTAGAGGACAACACCCTTGACACGGTGTGGTTGGGCTTGCGAGTTATCGCTGATTCGGGTCGTACTGACGTGGCCAGCGGGCGGATGCGCATCAATGCTCAAGCCGCTGACACCCCACCCGGCGCAGCACTTGTTGCCTACACCACCAGCACCTTCGGCGCCCCCGAAGTGGTGGTGGACAGCCGGGATAGTGCACAGCACACCGATATTCCGCTCGATGCCCACACACACCTGTCCTGGGCGGCAACCGCCCCGGGGTACTACAGCATGACTTTCGCTGCTGCGGCGGGCGAGTCGGCTGGAGTTGTGGCATCTGGTGGCGCCCCGCAGCGCCAGTACGTGCCCGTAGCTTCCGGCACTGTGAACTTTGCGGTTGGCGTCGATCCTTATGGCCACCCCGCGGTGTCTGGCACCACACCTCATGTAGCTGATGCCGGACATTTGGATATCACCGTCGATGAAGGGCAACACACCATCACCTTGGTTGGCGACCCAGAGGCTCCACATGCGCCCCGACCGGTTTTCGACCCAGCTCAGGCCGTGATTTCTGTGCCAGCTAAAACGCTGACGCCGATTCCACCCGGCCCCGAATACCGCTTTTTGTACACCCAAAACAATCCACAGGAAGCCGCTGAACCGCACCCGCAACCCGCCGCCACAGGGTGGCGTGCGTGGCTTAGCAAGCTCACCGGAAACCGGGGACAACAACAGGTGTACATGCTGCGTCAAGCGGTCGTTGGCAAACATGTGCACGGCGACACGGACCCCCACGCTTGGCTCGACGCCAACAACGGCGAAGCCTACGCGCAAGCAATCGCTGCCACCCTCAGCGATATCGACCCCGACAACGCGGCCTACTACCAATCCCGGCTGAGTCGCTACCGCGCCCAAATACAGGCCGCCGACGCTTCATTGTTTGCGGCCGTGGCCAGCGTTGATCCAGCGCGTCGCAACATGGTCACCACCCACGACGGCTACGGCTACCTGGCCGAACGCTATGGGCTCAAAGTTGCCGGGGTGATTTCCCCGAATGCGGAAACCGAGCCATCACCACGCGATGTGGCAGCGGTGTCCAGCGCCCTGCGGGATCTCAAAGTGCCGGCGGTGTTCATTGAACCCCAGGCAACTGCGCATCACGCAACACTGATCCGCATCGCAGCAGACAACGAGGTTGCGACATGTCCGATTTTTGGCGACACACTCAGCCCCGATGATGGCGTGAACTCCTACCTGGATGTGCTCACCGCTGACGCCGAGAGCATCCGCTCCTGCCTTATCAGCCCGCCACAAACCATCCACGACAACACCTCCAACGACTAA
- a CDS encoding TIGR03773 family transporter-associated surface protein — MSHPKSPPGARTPIGRAHRIVIAILAAVGLVAFNATAAHASTVELSDGHVDAFTVAAQGTELSLEVKEDITGLGVRHRPEDVVLRVNDAALSSDLAAQPEIGTSGYLLPLTQQPGLLWPGWDTLEVSGTGFNAIDIVFDNVSGPGKVFLFSQKNFSQDLVPLLSDGRLELTSGSVRHQAEPAHTHAYWMFTEPGIYTMDVRAEGDGPAGKATSATHRYTWAVGSAATPGDNPTAPGVQAPSPQRPNPAPNPGGAEFTKTPTTTTTTTTVTPTVTQQPGRSESGSSGSSGSSDDGTGGMRAIAETGGVAANDQCQARPTTGAGLKAVVKDDSVHPAVYRDPASLTFALGENSKSTINTTIGGIAAGSTVYSIGATQVQGVPWLGANTMDEALLNATTGDVTFELTSFSGPGSMEVFTSGNFGNVVGTTWFSGANNTPRGSIAIRRNTHVHPNWLFTQPGVYTLGLRQTATRTDGTPISADTTLRFAVGSSQGITNGHFDLGSTVVSAGATAYTLPDGTACTPSAGGAAPGAGGTTGTNNQASNSSLAATGVSQTWVALIVAALGLLGLGAALIHAATHGGLKILGVKGIK, encoded by the coding sequence ATGTCGCACCCTAAATCACCCCCCGGCGCGCGCACCCCCATCGGGCGCGCCCACCGCATTGTCATCGCCATCCTCGCAGCAGTGGGACTGGTTGCCTTCAACGCCACCGCAGCCCATGCCAGCACAGTTGAGCTCTCCGACGGGCACGTTGACGCCTTTACGGTGGCTGCCCAGGGCACAGAGCTCAGCCTCGAAGTCAAGGAAGACATCACGGGTCTCGGAGTGCGCCACCGTCCCGAAGACGTCGTATTGCGGGTGAATGACGCGGCCTTGTCCAGCGACCTGGCTGCCCAGCCGGAGATCGGCACTTCCGGCTACTTGCTGCCACTAACTCAGCAGCCCGGCTTGCTGTGGCCCGGCTGGGACACCCTGGAGGTCTCGGGCACTGGGTTCAACGCCATCGACATTGTCTTTGACAACGTCTCCGGCCCCGGCAAGGTTTTCCTGTTCTCCCAGAAGAACTTCAGCCAGGACCTGGTCCCACTTTTGAGCGACGGCCGACTCGAATTGACGAGCGGTAGCGTACGGCACCAGGCGGAACCCGCTCACACCCACGCCTATTGGATGTTCACCGAACCCGGCATCTACACCATGGATGTGCGGGCAGAAGGTGACGGGCCGGCCGGTAAGGCTACTAGCGCTACGCATCGTTACACCTGGGCGGTAGGCTCTGCCGCCACCCCGGGCGACAATCCGACGGCGCCGGGCGTGCAGGCTCCCTCTCCGCAGCGCCCCAACCCTGCTCCGAACCCTGGTGGGGCAGAATTCACCAAGACTCCTACCACTACAACCACCACCACGACGGTGACTCCCACTGTCACGCAGCAGCCGGGGCGCAGCGAATCCGGGTCCTCCGGCAGCTCCGGGTCCTCCGACGATGGCACCGGCGGGATGCGAGCGATCGCCGAAACTGGTGGCGTTGCCGCAAACGATCAGTGCCAGGCGCGCCCCACCACCGGCGCCGGCCTGAAGGCAGTGGTCAAGGATGATTCGGTGCACCCGGCCGTGTATCGGGATCCGGCCAGCCTCACTTTTGCGCTCGGTGAGAACTCGAAGAGCACCATCAACACCACCATCGGTGGCATTGCGGCGGGAAGCACCGTGTACAGCATCGGCGCAACGCAGGTGCAGGGAGTCCCGTGGTTGGGCGCCAACACCATGGATGAAGCCTTGCTCAACGCAACCACCGGTGACGTCACTTTCGAGCTGACCAGCTTTAGCGGGCCGGGCAGCATGGAGGTTTTCACCAGTGGAAACTTCGGCAATGTTGTTGGCACGACATGGTTTAGTGGCGCGAACAATACTCCCCGCGGTTCGATCGCTATCAGGCGCAATACCCACGTCCACCCGAACTGGCTCTTTACCCAGCCGGGCGTGTACACCTTGGGCCTGCGCCAGACCGCTACCCGCACCGACGGCACCCCCATCTCCGCCGACACCACCTTGCGGTTTGCTGTGGGCAGCAGCCAAGGCATCACCAACGGTCACTTTGACCTTGGCTCCACCGTGGTCAGCGCAGGCGCGACCGCCTACACCCTGCCCGACGGCACCGCCTGCACCCCTTCGGCGGGCGGGGCAGCCCCAGGCGCCGGCGGGACTACCGGCACCAACAACCAAGCGTCTAACAGCAGCCTGGCTGCCACCGGCGTCAGCCAAACGTGGGTGGCCCTCATCGTGGCGGCTTTGGGCCTGCTCGGACTGGGAGCTGCCCTGATCCACGCCGCCACCCACGGTGGCTTGAAAATCCTGGGAGTGAAAGGCATCAAGTGA